A genomic region of Roseateles amylovorans contains the following coding sequences:
- a CDS encoding response regulator has translation MAERILIVDDEPGILHALQRLLHHGLTSADGHRYLVDECSDGAQALEMAHRRVYALAISDYRMPVMSGVDFLTQLRTLQPECGRIIVSGYADLNALVRAVNDAAIARFISKPWADYELLSAVREVLHVRGLTRENLRLADLVRQQQGLISVQDAELRRLEQLEPGITQVTWADDGSFILEDPGEVKL, from the coding sequence ATGGCTGAGCGCATCCTGATCGTCGACGACGAACCCGGCATCCTGCATGCGTTGCAGCGGCTGCTGCACCACGGCCTGACCTCGGCCGACGGTCACCGCTATCTGGTGGATGAATGCAGCGATGGCGCGCAGGCGCTGGAGATGGCGCATCGCCGGGTCTATGCCCTGGCGATCTCCGACTACCGGATGCCGGTGATGAGCGGCGTGGACTTTCTCACCCAGCTGCGCACGCTGCAGCCGGAATGCGGTCGCATCATCGTCTCGGGTTATGCCGACCTGAATGCCCTGGTGCGCGCGGTCAACGACGCCGCCATTGCCCGCTTCATCTCCAAGCCCTGGGCCGACTATGAGCTGCTCAGCGCTGTGCGCGAGGTGCTGCATGTGCGGGGGCTGACCCGCGAGAACCTGCGGCTGGCCGATCTGGTGCGGCAACAGCAGGGCTTGATCAGCGTGCAGGACGCCGAACTGCGGCGACTGGAACAGCTCGAACCCGGCATCACCCAGGTCACCTGGGCCGATGATGGCTCGTTCATCCTGGAAGACCCGGGCGAGGTGAAGCTATGA
- a CDS encoding ATP-binding protein, with protein sequence MSNRLARSAVLAGVLLALAALVGVLLVAWQSRRAALESGAERTRLLARVLEDQATRTVDSASLALSTVAETLQAQRGDDPGRLAATLSQTAAAQPYLRTVALLDDQGRVLASSTARDVGRQIAFDRWGPVPPMGTPTLMLLQPGRGLSDGAAIPQAAQIRDIAFLPLVLRLNVGSRPLMLVALINPDAFANYQQSTIEGHGQAALFSYAGQLLTATSGLSLAPGSWHREHHLFRNALPAQDHGDWRGIGFTPGPQLVAYRVSRSRPLVVVVEQSEREALAGWRDGLWWDLLAAVVLETLIISATLVTLRSLHARARARRKLDEAHHRIAASEREMAVVLRSVQELIFRTDAQGRLSFVNARWALVTTAAPEQVMGRTVAELTAEPDRERVAALFAPGERSGIRSTEATFLTPNAEPRRFAVAVVPLSSGDQVTGYAGSAVDVTERFAAESRLQHQLDLVALLLELSPQPTSMVDREGRYVRVNRAWEQFTGRSRHDVIGHQVQPPMPEADDAPESSDWVPLAEVRGRSLLRYETQLRDRDRDCRDVVVSKVVVPDEHRQPAGVLFTLTDVSEFRRAERAILEAKEAAEEASRVKSEFIANISHELRTPLQSIIGYSELGMSRGQAVAPKLHSMFEAIHGSGQRMLTLVNDLLDVAKFESAVGTFDMERCDLRAQVTSVVRELDPLLQARGLRVDLDQSIVPLIVRLDPLRFQQVVRNVLANAIRFSPAGSLIDLRTEATPQGEAHVAVLDRGPGIPEPELETIFEAFVQSSATKDGSGGTGLGLAISRKIMTMLDGRIHAGNRPGGGAVFHLHLPLRPAADSGFGLL encoded by the coding sequence ATGTCCAACCGACTGGCGCGCTCGGCCGTGCTGGCCGGCGTGTTGCTGGCCTTGGCCGCCCTGGTCGGCGTGTTGCTGGTGGCCTGGCAGAGCCGGCGGGCAGCCCTCGAATCCGGTGCCGAGCGCACTCGCCTCCTGGCCCGGGTGCTGGAAGATCAGGCCACCCGAACGGTGGATTCCGCCTCTCTGGCGCTGAGCACCGTGGCCGAAACCCTGCAGGCGCAACGCGGCGACGACCCCGGCCGGCTGGCCGCCACGCTCAGTCAGACCGCGGCCGCCCAGCCCTACCTGCGCACGGTCGCGCTGCTGGACGACCAGGGCCGGGTGCTGGCCAGCTCCACGGCGCGCGACGTCGGACGCCAGATCGCGTTCGATCGCTGGGGCCCGGTGCCGCCGATGGGCACGCCAACCCTGATGCTGCTGCAACCGGGACGCGGTCTGTCGGATGGCGCTGCCATCCCTCAGGCCGCCCAGATCCGAGACATCGCCTTCCTCCCCTTGGTGCTGCGATTGAATGTCGGATCGCGACCGTTGATGCTGGTCGCGCTGATCAATCCGGACGCCTTCGCCAACTACCAGCAAAGCACCATCGAGGGCCACGGCCAGGCGGCGCTGTTCAGCTATGCGGGCCAACTGCTGACGGCCACGTCGGGCCTGTCGCTGGCGCCCGGCAGTTGGCACCGCGAGCACCACCTGTTCCGCAACGCCCTGCCCGCCCAGGACCACGGCGACTGGCGCGGCATCGGCTTCACCCCCGGGCCGCAGTTGGTGGCTTACCGCGTCTCGCGCAGTCGGCCGCTGGTCGTGGTCGTCGAGCAATCGGAGCGCGAGGCGCTCGCCGGCTGGCGCGACGGTCTGTGGTGGGATCTGCTGGCTGCCGTGGTGCTGGAAACACTGATCATCAGCGCGACCCTGGTCACGCTGCGCAGCCTGCATGCCCGGGCCCGCGCGCGCCGCAAGCTGGATGAGGCCCACCACCGCATCGCCGCCAGCGAACGTGAAATGGCGGTGGTGCTGCGCAGCGTCCAGGAACTGATCTTCCGCACCGATGCACAAGGCCGACTGAGCTTCGTCAATGCGCGATGGGCCCTGGTCACCACCGCCGCACCGGAGCAGGTCATGGGCCGCACCGTGGCCGAGCTCACCGCCGAGCCCGACCGCGAACGCGTGGCCGCGCTGTTTGCGCCGGGCGAGCGATCCGGCATCCGATCCACTGAAGCCACCTTCCTAACCCCGAATGCCGAGCCGCGCCGCTTCGCGGTGGCGGTCGTCCCGCTCTCGTCCGGCGATCAGGTGACCGGCTATGCGGGGTCCGCCGTGGACGTGACCGAGCGATTCGCCGCCGAGTCCCGGCTGCAGCATCAGCTCGACCTGGTCGCCCTGCTGCTGGAGCTCAGCCCGCAGCCCACCTCGATGGTGGACCGCGAGGGCCGTTATGTCCGCGTCAACCGCGCCTGGGAGCAATTCACCGGGCGCTCACGCCATGACGTCATCGGCCACCAGGTCCAGCCGCCCATGCCGGAAGCGGACGACGCGCCCGAGAGCTCGGACTGGGTGCCGCTGGCCGAGGTCCGCGGCCGCAGCCTGCTGCGCTACGAAACCCAGTTGCGCGACCGCGACCGGGACTGCCGGGATGTGGTGGTCAGCAAGGTCGTCGTCCCGGACGAGCACCGCCAGCCCGCGGGCGTGCTGTTCACCCTGACCGATGTCTCCGAGTTCCGCCGCGCCGAGCGCGCCATCCTGGAGGCCAAGGAAGCCGCGGAAGAAGCGTCCCGGGTGAAGTCTGAATTCATCGCCAACATCAGCCATGAACTGCGCACCCCGCTGCAGTCCATCATCGGTTATTCGGAGCTGGGCATGTCGCGGGGGCAGGCGGTCGCGCCGAAGCTGCATTCGATGTTCGAGGCCATCCACGGCTCCGGCCAGCGCATGCTGACCCTGGTCAACGACCTGCTGGATGTGGCGAAGTTTGAAAGCGCCGTCGGCACCTTCGACATGGAACGCTGCGACCTGAGGGCCCAGGTCACCAGCGTCGTGCGGGAACTGGATCCGCTGCTGCAGGCGCGCGGCCTGCGGGTCGACCTGGATCAGTCGATTGTTCCGCTGATCGTGCGCCTGGACCCGCTGCGTTTCCAGCAGGTGGTGCGCAATGTGCTGGCCAATGCGATCCGGTTCTCTCCCGCGGGCAGCCTCATCGATCTCCGGACCGAGGCCACGCCGCAAGGCGAGGCCCATGTGGCGGTGCTCGATCGCGGCCCCGGCATTCCCGAGCCGGAGCTGGAAACCATCTTCGAGGCCTTCGTGCAGTCCAGCGCCACCAAGGACGGCTCCGGCGGCACGGGGCTGGGCCTGGCCATCAGCCGCAAGATCATGACCATGCTCGATGGCCGCATCCATGCCGGGAACCGACCCGGCGGCGGTGCGGTGTTCCATCTTCACCTGCCGCTGCGGCCCGCCGCCGACAGCGGCTTCGGCCTGCTCTGA
- a CDS encoding HD domain-containing phosphohydrolase codes for MTSVDPSVDPRVDPAVDPPVVLFVDDEPSILSSLRRLVRPQGYRVLVASGGAAGLEILTQEPVDVVVSDMRMPEMDGVAFLEQVRERWPLIGRILLTGYADIQSTVDAVNRGQIQRHIAKPWDDRDLLMAIQDALSRRQLELENRALMSLTKAQNAELQTLNNELSRRVQARTQELEQVNGMLEKSFHQLKDNFLLSIQVFSGLLELRDGGLAGYSRQVADLARRTARRMGLGPRVEEDLHIAGLLHEIGKIGFPDAMLHKPLSTMTADEQAQYRRHTLHGEAALLPLAQLQQVARLVRSQHERIDGKGFPDGLNGEALSPAAQILGAVSDFYAAQTGRLSEQRYTAAQALSLVRGGAGARYEAAVVEALAQALTDEPLDVPQDRAISPHDIEPGMVLARDLLTPKGTLLLAAGHVFDARLVRQIREFAGREGLRLSLFIKRTPTPPPAQPPAERAAAAASGPTSTSTPTPTPTPTPQGASHG; via the coding sequence ATGACCTCCGTCGATCCCTCCGTCGATCCCCGGGTCGATCCCGCCGTCGATCCTCCGGTCGTTCTGTTCGTCGATGACGAGCCTTCCATCCTGAGTTCGCTGAGACGCCTGGTGCGGCCGCAAGGCTATCGGGTGCTGGTGGCCTCCGGGGGCGCCGCCGGCCTGGAGATCCTGACGCAGGAACCGGTGGACGTGGTGGTGTCGGACATGCGCATGCCGGAAATGGACGGCGTGGCCTTCCTGGAGCAGGTGCGCGAGCGATGGCCCTTGATCGGCCGCATCCTGCTCACCGGCTATGCGGACATCCAGTCCACGGTGGATGCCGTCAATCGCGGCCAGATCCAGCGCCACATCGCCAAGCCCTGGGACGATCGCGACCTGCTGATGGCGATCCAGGATGCGCTGTCGCGCCGGCAACTCGAACTCGAAAATCGCGCGCTGATGAGCCTGACCAAGGCCCAGAACGCCGAGCTGCAGACCCTCAACAACGAGCTCTCCCGCCGTGTCCAGGCGCGCACCCAGGAGCTGGAGCAGGTCAACGGCATGCTGGAGAAGTCCTTCCACCAGCTCAAGGACAACTTCCTGCTCTCGATCCAGGTCTTCTCCGGGCTGCTGGAACTGCGCGACGGCGGATTGGCTGGCTATTCGCGACAGGTGGCCGATCTGGCGCGGCGCACCGCCCGGCGCATGGGCCTGGGACCGAGGGTGGAGGAAGACCTCCACATCGCCGGCCTGCTGCATGAGATTGGCAAGATCGGATTCCCGGATGCGATGCTGCACAAGCCGCTGTCGACGATGACGGCCGATGAACAGGCGCAATACCGCCGCCACACCCTGCACGGCGAAGCCGCGCTGCTGCCGCTGGCGCAGTTGCAGCAGGTGGCCCGGCTGGTGCGCAGCCAGCATGAGCGCATCGACGGCAAGGGCTTCCCGGACGGCCTCAACGGCGAGGCCCTCTCCCCCGCCGCACAGATCCTGGGGGCGGTGAGCGACTTCTACGCGGCGCAGACCGGCCGGCTCTCGGAGCAGCGCTACACCGCCGCCCAGGCCCTGTCGCTGGTGCGCGGCGGCGCGGGCGCTCGGTACGAGGCCGCCGTGGTCGAAGCACTCGCTCAGGCGCTGACCGACGAACCCCTGGACGTGCCGCAGGACCGCGCCATCAGCCCCCATGACATCGAGCCGGGCATGGTCCTGGCGCGCGATCTGCTCACCCCGAAGGGCACGCTGCTGCTGGCGGCCGGGCATGTTTTCGATGCGCGGCTGGTGCGGCAGATCCGCGAATTCGCCGGACGGGAGGGACTGCGGCTCTCGCTCTTCATCAAACGCACGCCGACACCCCCGCCGGCACAGCCACCCGCCGAGCGGGCCGCCGCCGCGGCAAGCGGGCCGACATCGACATCGACACCGACACCGACACCGACACCGACACCGCAAGGAGCCTCGCATGGCTGA